A single region of the Cherax quadricarinatus isolate ZL_2023a chromosome 11, ASM3850222v1, whole genome shotgun sequence genome encodes:
- the LOC128687700 gene encoding facilitated trehalose transporter Tret1 isoform X2 yields MQDPVDKLKEPEELMDSQSQARSGLFQSHVIYQESWVGAVMPACAFVGSIAAGPLVDRLGRRAVLLHLTWPLVLSWAMIAWAGGVGLVLAGRMLSGVCVGVQTTARVVYMPEIIQLDLRGPLSVIPALSANLGLLVSFSGGQYLSWRGLAWLAAALCLPVLPLLYPLPETPYYLTRTGNREASLSALRQLRHTAQLAVKEQEEISKKCIASEKSSHVSMWEIIQSPNLWPLSVAAALMLAQQTTGYTAVVAFASSILDSEQSGRDSSSSSMLLGIVNFLCTFLSLYYMSKCRRRYLLLVSAAIIVCSLLTLSLFFWAQSTGGYISAIAKNMSFVPVIALLAYIVGSSLGWRIIPWVFVVEGMPSRVRGKASAVVVAINWASAFLITKTFSWSISSLGAHNTFLGYAVMTGISTILIHHSMPETLHQSAAQMDQLYQEAAKSKQQ; encoded by the exons GAGTCGTGGGTGGGAGCAGTGATGCCTGCATGTGCATTCGTGGGCAGTATTGCTGCTGGTCCACTGGTGGACCGTTTGGGCCGCCGGGctgtcctcctccacctcacCTGGCCCTTAGTCTTGT CGTGGGCAATGATAGCTTGGGCCGGAGGCGTGGGCTTGGTGCTAGCTGGCCGGATGttgagtggagtgtgtgtgggagtgcagaCCACAGCCCGGGTGGTCTATATGCCAGAGATCATTCAGCTGGACCTTCGTGGTCCACTCTCTGTTATTCCAGCTCTCTCTGCCAACCTAG GTCTGTTGGTGAGCTTCTCTGGTGGTCAGTACCTCTCATGGAGGGGTCTAGCATGGTTGGCAGCAGCACTCTGCCTTCCTGTGCTACCTCTCCTCTATCCTCTACCCGAGACACCCTACTACCTGACACGTACAG GCAATAGGGAGGCGTCTTTGAGTGCCTTGCGACAGTTGAGACACACAGCACAGCTGGCTgtgaaggagcaggaggagatcAGTAAGAAATGCATTGCTAGTGAGAAAAGTTCTCATGTAAGTATGTGGGAGATAATTCAGTCGCCCAACTTATGGCCCCTCAGTGTTGCAGCTGCACTCATGTTGGCTCAACAAACCACGGGTTACACTGCAGTTGTCGCCTTTGCTTCCAGTATCCTAGACAGTGAGCAAAGTGGTAGGGACAGCAGCTCCTCGTCAATGTTGCTAGGCATTGTCAATTTCCTGTGTACTTTCCTGAGCCTTTACTATATGTCTAAATGTAGAAGGCGCTATCTTCTTCTCGTGTCAGCGGCTATCATAGTGTGCTCTCTCCTCACGCTGTCGCTGTTTTTCTGGGCTCAGAGCACAGGAGGTTACATTTCTGCAATAGCCAAAAACATGAGCTTCGTGCCTGTTATAGCTCTCCTGGCTTACATAGTCGGATCTTCACTAGGTTGGAGGATTATACCCTGGGTATTCGTAGTTGAAGGGATGCCCAGCCGAGTGCGGGGCAAGGCTTCAGCTGTGGTGGTAGCCATCAACTGGGCATCTGCTTTCCTTATTACCAAGACATTCTCCTGGAGTATATCTTCCCTGGGTGCCCACAACACCTTCCTGGGGTACGCTGTCATGACGGGCATCAGTACCATTCTTATCCACCACTCCATGCCCGAGACTCTCCATCAGTCGGCTGCCCAGATGGACCAACTTTATCAAGAGGCTGCAAAGAGTAAACAACAATAA
- the LOC128687700 gene encoding facilitated trehalose transporter Tret1 isoform X3, with translation MQDPVDKLKEPEELMDSQSQARSGLFQSHVIYQVMGVGAVGVGSLVSLLAMGYTSPALPSMRNDPHFSITHEQESWVGAVMPACAFVGSIAAGPLVDRLGRRAVLLHLTWPLVLCLLVSFSGGQYLSWRGLAWLAAALCLPVLPLLYPLPETPYYLTRTGNREASLSALRQLRHTAQLAVKEQEEISKKCIASEKSSHVSMWEIIQSPNLWPLSVAAALMLAQQTTGYTAVVAFASSILDSEQSGRDSSSSSMLLGIVNFLCTFLSLYYMSKCRRRYLLLVSAAIIVCSLLTLSLFFWAQSTGGYISAIAKNMSFVPVIALLAYIVGSSLGWRIIPWVFVVEGMPSRVRGKASAVVVAINWASAFLITKTFSWSISSLGAHNTFLGYAVMTGISTILIHHSMPETLHQSAAQMDQLYQEAAKSKQQ, from the exons GTGATGGGCGTGGGTGCGGTGGGCGTGGGTTCGCTGGTATCTCTCTTGGCTATGGGCTACACCTCCCCGGCTCTGCCATCCATGAGGAACGACCCACACTTTTCCATCACCCATGAGCAG GAGTCGTGGGTGGGAGCAGTGATGCCTGCATGTGCATTCGTGGGCAGTATTGCTGCTGGTCCACTGGTGGACCGTTTGGGCCGCCGGGctgtcctcctccacctcacCTGGCCCTTAGTCTTGT GTCTGTTGGTGAGCTTCTCTGGTGGTCAGTACCTCTCATGGAGGGGTCTAGCATGGTTGGCAGCAGCACTCTGCCTTCCTGTGCTACCTCTCCTCTATCCTCTACCCGAGACACCCTACTACCTGACACGTACAG GCAATAGGGAGGCGTCTTTGAGTGCCTTGCGACAGTTGAGACACACAGCACAGCTGGCTgtgaaggagcaggaggagatcAGTAAGAAATGCATTGCTAGTGAGAAAAGTTCTCATGTAAGTATGTGGGAGATAATTCAGTCGCCCAACTTATGGCCCCTCAGTGTTGCAGCTGCACTCATGTTGGCTCAACAAACCACGGGTTACACTGCAGTTGTCGCCTTTGCTTCCAGTATCCTAGACAGTGAGCAAAGTGGTAGGGACAGCAGCTCCTCGTCAATGTTGCTAGGCATTGTCAATTTCCTGTGTACTTTCCTGAGCCTTTACTATATGTCTAAATGTAGAAGGCGCTATCTTCTTCTCGTGTCAGCGGCTATCATAGTGTGCTCTCTCCTCACGCTGTCGCTGTTTTTCTGGGCTCAGAGCACAGGAGGTTACATTTCTGCAATAGCCAAAAACATGAGCTTCGTGCCTGTTATAGCTCTCCTGGCTTACATAGTCGGATCTTCACTAGGTTGGAGGATTATACCCTGGGTATTCGTAGTTGAAGGGATGCCCAGCCGAGTGCGGGGCAAGGCTTCAGCTGTGGTGGTAGCCATCAACTGGGCATCTGCTTTCCTTATTACCAAGACATTCTCCTGGAGTATATCTTCCCTGGGTGCCCACAACACCTTCCTGGGGTACGCTGTCATGACGGGCATCAGTACCATTCTTATCCACCACTCCATGCCCGAGACTCTCCATCAGTCGGCTGCCCAGATGGACCAACTTTATCAAGAGGCTGCAAAGAGTAAACAACAATAA
- the LOC128687700 gene encoding facilitated trehalose transporter Tret1 isoform X1, protein MQDPVDKLKEPEELMDSQSQARSGLFQSHVIYQVMGVGAVGVGSLVSLLAMGYTSPALPSMRNDPHFSITHEQESWVGAVMPACAFVGSIAAGPLVDRLGRRAVLLHLTWPLVLSWAMIAWAGGVGLVLAGRMLSGVCVGVQTTARVVYMPEIIQLDLRGPLSVIPALSANLGLLVSFSGGQYLSWRGLAWLAAALCLPVLPLLYPLPETPYYLTRTGNREASLSALRQLRHTAQLAVKEQEEISKKCIASEKSSHVSMWEIIQSPNLWPLSVAAALMLAQQTTGYTAVVAFASSILDSEQSGRDSSSSSMLLGIVNFLCTFLSLYYMSKCRRRYLLLVSAAIIVCSLLTLSLFFWAQSTGGYISAIAKNMSFVPVIALLAYIVGSSLGWRIIPWVFVVEGMPSRVRGKASAVVVAINWASAFLITKTFSWSISSLGAHNTFLGYAVMTGISTILIHHSMPETLHQSAAQMDQLYQEAAKSKQQ, encoded by the exons GTGATGGGCGTGGGTGCGGTGGGCGTGGGTTCGCTGGTATCTCTCTTGGCTATGGGCTACACCTCCCCGGCTCTGCCATCCATGAGGAACGACCCACACTTTTCCATCACCCATGAGCAG GAGTCGTGGGTGGGAGCAGTGATGCCTGCATGTGCATTCGTGGGCAGTATTGCTGCTGGTCCACTGGTGGACCGTTTGGGCCGCCGGGctgtcctcctccacctcacCTGGCCCTTAGTCTTGT CGTGGGCAATGATAGCTTGGGCCGGAGGCGTGGGCTTGGTGCTAGCTGGCCGGATGttgagtggagtgtgtgtgggagtgcagaCCACAGCCCGGGTGGTCTATATGCCAGAGATCATTCAGCTGGACCTTCGTGGTCCACTCTCTGTTATTCCAGCTCTCTCTGCCAACCTAG GTCTGTTGGTGAGCTTCTCTGGTGGTCAGTACCTCTCATGGAGGGGTCTAGCATGGTTGGCAGCAGCACTCTGCCTTCCTGTGCTACCTCTCCTCTATCCTCTACCCGAGACACCCTACTACCTGACACGTACAG GCAATAGGGAGGCGTCTTTGAGTGCCTTGCGACAGTTGAGACACACAGCACAGCTGGCTgtgaaggagcaggaggagatcAGTAAGAAATGCATTGCTAGTGAGAAAAGTTCTCATGTAAGTATGTGGGAGATAATTCAGTCGCCCAACTTATGGCCCCTCAGTGTTGCAGCTGCACTCATGTTGGCTCAACAAACCACGGGTTACACTGCAGTTGTCGCCTTTGCTTCCAGTATCCTAGACAGTGAGCAAAGTGGTAGGGACAGCAGCTCCTCGTCAATGTTGCTAGGCATTGTCAATTTCCTGTGTACTTTCCTGAGCCTTTACTATATGTCTAAATGTAGAAGGCGCTATCTTCTTCTCGTGTCAGCGGCTATCATAGTGTGCTCTCTCCTCACGCTGTCGCTGTTTTTCTGGGCTCAGAGCACAGGAGGTTACATTTCTGCAATAGCCAAAAACATGAGCTTCGTGCCTGTTATAGCTCTCCTGGCTTACATAGTCGGATCTTCACTAGGTTGGAGGATTATACCCTGGGTATTCGTAGTTGAAGGGATGCCCAGCCGAGTGCGGGGCAAGGCTTCAGCTGTGGTGGTAGCCATCAACTGGGCATCTGCTTTCCTTATTACCAAGACATTCTCCTGGAGTATATCTTCCCTGGGTGCCCACAACACCTTCCTGGGGTACGCTGTCATGACGGGCATCAGTACCATTCTTATCCACCACTCCATGCCCGAGACTCTCCATCAGTCGGCTGCCCAGATGGACCAACTTTATCAAGAGGCTGCAAAGAGTAAACAACAATAA